The Deinococcus puniceus genome segment TGGGGAGGCGCATCGCCACGTCCATCTGGGTGTGTGCGCCGGGGTCGATCAGGTCTGCGCCCCACACCGGGTAGGGCAAGGGTGCGGGCCGCAGGTCGCTGGACGCCCGCGCTTCCTGCACGCCGCGCACCGCGATCAGTTCGGCGGCCAACGCGTCGTACACGCCGCCCAAGAAGGCATCGGGGTTGGCCTGCACGCCGCGCAACTCGCCTAAAATCTCTTCGCGGCTGAGGCCCGCGCCTTCGCGTAAGCTCGCGGCGGCCAGTGCCAAGCCAATCGCTTTGCGTTCAAATCCAAGTTTGGTAATTTGCTTCCCGTTCATCGTCAGTCCTTGTGCGGGAAGCCACTGTGCTGCTCACTTGCCCGCGTGTTAGGGGGTGGGGGCGCGGCGTGTATTTACGCTGTCGCCCGTTGGTGTCCTTCGCCAATCGTCCGAATCTGTTTTATCTTGCATTCTGCGCCCTCCCTCTGTGTGGCTCTGTCTTCGGCCCTAGTCTGCCGTGTTCGCTTGCCCCGGCACATCGGCAAAGTGGCGCATAGGGCCTGAGCCAGTCATTGGGCATGAGTGCCGCTTCACGCTCCCATCAGTTTCACGCTTTAAGCTGAAGGCATGAGAAAATCTGCCCTCCTGCTCTTGTGCGTTCCTTTGGCTCTGGCCGCCTGCGGGCCTCGCGGCATTCAAGCACCTGACGCCTACGATGTCAGCGGCAGCTTGGGTGGCAGTTGGGGCACCGATCCCCGCTTGCGCCTCGCTTTGGTCGGCGCGGGCTTTCCCGAAGTCGTGACCAACAACAGCAATCTGGCCCAAAACGTGGTCAGCACCGGCATCAATACTTGGAATTTTGGCGTGGATTTGCCCGACGTTCCCGGTGTGGCGGGCGTGTATCAGGTGGTCGTGTACAACGATGCCAACAACAATGCCAGCCTTGATGCCAACGAAGCAGACCGCGTGGCCCGCAATCAGCAGTGGCTCATCTACAGTCAAGTCGGGGGCAACGTTCCGGCCACCCGCTTCACACCCGAAATGAATGTCTCGCAGGGCTGGAACCTGTACGACCAGCGCGTAGCGATCAGCACCAGCAACCCGCGCTCCGGCCAAAAAGTCACCGGGTACGATCTGAGCCGCTGAGGGTGGTGGGTTAAACTCCCGGCATGGCTTCAGACCCGTTGCACTTCTACTACGAACAGGATCGGGAGCATGAGCGGCTGTTACGCGGCAGCAATCAATTGGAATTTACCCGCACCCTCGAACTGATGGTGCGGTTTTTGCCGCCTGCCCCCGCCCGGATTCTGGACATTGGCGGCGGCACCGGGCCGTATTCGCGCTGGCTGCTGAAGCGAGGTTATTCGGTGCAGTTGCTGGACGCCATGCCCAACCATATAGAACGGGCGCAACAAGACCCCGCACTGGCGGGTTTGGAATCGGCGGTGGTGGGCGACGCCCGCGCCTTGCCCTACGCGGCGGCTTCGGCAGACGCGGCGCTGTTGTTCGGGCCGGTGTATCACCTCACCGGGCGGGCAGACCGAGTGGCGGCCCTCAGGGAAGCGCGGCGCTGTGTTAGAGCGGGCGGAGTCGTGTTGGCCGCCGCGATTACCCGGACGGCCAGTGCCCTAGACGGCCTGCTGGCGGGCATGGACGCCGATCCACGCTTTGCCGCCATGCGGAACCACACCCTCACTACGGGCCTGCATTTGCCACCTGACCCGGCGCTAGGCTGGTTCACAGAGACGTATTTTCATAGCCCGGCAGAGTTGGTCGCCGAATTTCAGGACGCTGGATTGACGAATGTGGCCCTATACGCGGTGGAAGGACTGGGCAACATCGTGCCGGAGTTTGATGTGTTGTGGGCCGACCCAGAACGGCGGGAGCGCCTCTTAGACTTGGTGCGGCGCACGGAAACAGACCCGCATCTGTGGGGTGTCAGCGCCCATCTGCTGGCCGTCGGGCAGGTGTAATCGCGCCTACAGGTCCTGCGTCGTCGGGCGGATCAGCAGTTCATTGATCGCCACGTGCGCGGGCTGCTGGAGCGCGTACAGGATGGCGCGGGCCACATCGTCGTCTTGCAGGAATTCAGCGTTTTGTGGCTTGCGGCCTTCTGCCCAGAACGGCGTTTCGACCCGGCCCGGTTCGATGGTGGTCACGCGCACGCCCTCGGCACTCACTTCGCGGCGGATGCTTTCGCCCATGCCCGAAATCGCCCATTTGGTGGCGCTGTAGGGGCCGGGAGTAGCGACTCTTCCGGCCACAGACCCCACCAACAACAGGTGGCCCCGGCTGCCGATCAGGTGCGGCAACGTGGCGCGGGCGGTGAGGGCAGCCCCCAGCACATTGGTCAGGATCATGTCGCGCCATTCGTCGGGCGTGGGGTCGCCAGTGGCGTAACGGGGTGCGCCTGCCGTGAATCCTGCGTTGGCGAGGGCTGCGTCCAGCCGTCCAAAACGTTCCAACGTGGCCGCCACTGCCCGCTCTAGGTCGGGCCACTGGGTCACGTCGGCGCGGAGGGCGATGGCCTGTCCTTCGCCCAATTCTGCGGCCAACGCCTGCAATTTGTCCTCGCTGCGGGCCAAGAGCGCCACGCGCCAGCCTGCCTGCACCGCCTGCCGCGCTGTGGCCGCGCCGATGCCCGTACTCGCGCCCGTAATCAGAAGAACTTTGCCTGCCGAAGTGGTTGCTGTCATAGGCTGAGACTACTCCCCCACGCATGAAAGTTCACAGATTCGCCTTAAAAAACGCCACGCTGCGCCGGAGGGCCACTTGCAAATTCTGGCTCAGGTTGTGGTTATCGCCCTCGTAGCGGTAGGCTTCCACGCCCTGCCCAGCAGCCCGCAAGTCGTCGGCCAAGGCTTTCTGAAACGAGTAGGGCACATCGGCGTCGTTGGTACCGTGATGCAGCTGAATGGGCCTGCCGTTCAGGTCGCGCAGCAGGGCATTGGGACTGAGTGCCCGCAGGTAGCGGCGGTTCAGGCGGTCTAGGGTGGGTTTTGGGCCAGTGGCGGGCGGGTTCCAGTCTGTCGCCAATACGTCATAGCCCGCGACTACGCCTGCCCACAGAGACGCGGCTTTCAGGCTTTTATCAACCAGCATGGCCCGCAGACTCAGTTGGCCGCCCATAGAGTGGCCCCACAGCCCCAGCCGCGCCGGATTCACGCGCCTGTCGGCCTTGAGGCTGGCGGCGGCGTTCAGCACATCTACCGTGTAGCCGGGGTCGTTGTAGCCGCCGAGCGCCTCGCCCTCACTGCTGCCGTGCCCCCGGTAATCGCTCTTTAGGGTCACGAATCCGGCTCGGGCAAAGGCGTCTTGGTAGGCCACATAGCGCTCGGTGGTGCGGTACTCGTCGGGCGGAATGTACCCGTGATTGAACACGATGGCAGGCCACCCACCCGGCGGCGGCGCACCGTTGGGCACGGTCAGCAGGGCATTGATCCGGAGTCCATCGGACTGGTAGCTGACGACTTGCCGCGAATAGTTTGCCCCGGCCCGCAGAGTTTCACGTACCGTGAGGGCGCTGCCGGGGTACTCCCGCGCCCGGAGCGCCTGTACGCTGATGGGCTGCCGCGTCACGAGTGCAGTCAGGGCTGCGTCGGTCAGGGTGCCGTTTGGGGCGGGGGCCGTGGGGTCAGAGGGAGCGGAAGTCGTGGGCTGACTCGTTGAATTTTCTGGCAGCGCAAACGGCAGATTCTCCGGCTGAGTCACCGCTACCCAGCCCGCACCCGCCACCAACAGCAGCAATCCCAGTTGCACCAGACGCCGCATCGTGGTTACAGATTCGCCTTGAAGAAAGCCACGCTTCTGTTCAGGGCGGTGGTCAGATTTCGGCTCAGGTCGTGGTTGTCGCCGGGATACACGTAGCTTTGCACGGGCTTGCCGATGGCCTTCAGTTGCTCGGTCAGGCGGGTATGGAAGGCGACTGGCACGTCGTTGTCGGCGGTGCCGATGTGCAGCTGCACCGGGCCGCTGATGTCAGCGAGGTAAGAATTGGCGGCCAGCGTATTCCAGAACTTGGGGTTGGCCTGCGGCGTGCCGTATTTGGCGACTGCTTTTTGCCTGAGCGCCAGCACCGACTTGGGAATAGACGCCGGAACCGGGCTACGCCACTCGTTGATGATCTGGTTGTAGTCGCCCACCACGCCCGCCCAAATCACGCCTGCCTTCACTTGGCGGTCTATCACCATCGCCCGCAGGGTCAGGAACCCCCCCATAGAGTGGCCCCACATCCCAATTCGGGCCGGATTCACGCGCTTGTCGGCCTTCAGACTGGCCAGCGCGTTCATCACGTCGGTGGTGTAATCAGGCGCGAAATAACCGCCCAGCGCCTCGCCCTCACTGCTGCCGTGCCCCCGGTAGTCGCTTTTCAGGGTGATGAATCCGGCCCGCGCAAAAGCGTCTTGGTAAGCCACATAGCGCTCGGTGGTGCGGTACACGTTGGGCGGAATGTACCCATGATTAAATACGATAGTGGGCCAGCCCCCCTTGGGCGGCGTGCCGTTGGGAACGGTCAGGAGGGCATTGATCCGGAGTCCGTCGGACTGATAACTGACGACCTGCCGCGAGTAGTTGGCCCCCGCACGCAAGTTTTGCTGCACCGTCAGGGGGCTGCCCACGAAGGTCTTGGCCCGCGCCGCCGGGATACTCATCTGGGCAGCGTCCAGCTTGGCAAGGGCTGCCGCCGACTGCGCCTGTGCCGGAAAAGAAATTAAGAGGGCCGTAATCGCCACGCCGAACCCGCACCGCTTGAACGTCATGCCTGCACCCTAACGGCACGGCGGGGCAAATACCGGGCGCGAGCCTACCAACACGCGCTGATTCAGCCTTGAGGTTGCTCTCAAAGCCAACTCAGGAGCGGGGCTGGGGCGGGGTTTCTGGGGGTGGGGTCTAAGGGTACGGTGTCTAAGGGTTTAGGGTAGGAAGGTCTAAGAAGGGCAATGGC includes the following:
- a CDS encoding class I SAM-dependent methyltransferase — encoded protein: MASDPLHFYYEQDREHERLLRGSNQLEFTRTLELMVRFLPPAPARILDIGGGTGPYSRWLLKRGYSVQLLDAMPNHIERAQQDPALAGLESAVVGDARALPYAAASADAALLFGPVYHLTGRADRVAALREARRCVRAGGVVLAAAITRTASALDGLLAGMDADPRFAAMRNHTLTTGLHLPPDPALGWFTETYFHSPAELVAEFQDAGLTNVALYAVEGLGNIVPEFDVLWADPERRERLLDLVRRTETDPHLWGVSAHLLAVGQV
- a CDS encoding SDR family oxidoreductase is translated as MTATTSAGKVLLITGASTGIGAATARQAVQAGWRVALLARSEDKLQALAAELGEGQAIALRADVTQWPDLERAVAATLERFGRLDAALANAGFTAGAPRYATGDPTPDEWRDMILTNVLGAALTARATLPHLIGSRGHLLLVGSVAGRVATPGPYSATKWAISGMGESIRREVSAEGVRVTTIEPGRVETPFWAEGRKPQNAEFLQDDDVARAILYALQQPAHVAINELLIRPTTQDL
- a CDS encoding alpha/beta hydrolase family protein → MRRLVQLGLLLLVAGAGWVAVTQPENLPFALPENSTSQPTTSAPSDPTAPAPNGTLTDAALTALVTRQPISVQALRAREYPGSALTVRETLRAGANYSRQVVSYQSDGLRINALLTVPNGAPPPGGWPAIVFNHGYIPPDEYRTTERYVAYQDAFARAGFVTLKSDYRGHGSSEGEALGGYNDPGYTVDVLNAAASLKADRRVNPARLGLWGHSMGGQLSLRAMLVDKSLKAASLWAGVVAGYDVLATDWNPPATGPKPTLDRLNRRYLRALSPNALLRDLNGRPIQLHHGTNDADVPYSFQKALADDLRAAGQGVEAYRYEGDNHNLSQNLQVALRRSVAFFKANL
- a CDS encoding alpha/beta hydrolase family protein: MTFKRCGFGVAITALLISFPAQAQSAAALAKLDAAQMSIPAARAKTFVGSPLTVQQNLRAGANYSRQVVSYQSDGLRINALLTVPNGTPPKGGWPTIVFNHGYIPPNVYRTTERYVAYQDAFARAGFITLKSDYRGHGSSEGEALGGYFAPDYTTDVMNALASLKADKRVNPARIGMWGHSMGGFLTLRAMVIDRQVKAGVIWAGVVGDYNQIINEWRSPVPASIPKSVLALRQKAVAKYGTPQANPKFWNTLAANSYLADISGPVQLHIGTADNDVPVAFHTRLTEQLKAIGKPVQSYVYPGDNHDLSRNLTTALNRSVAFFKANL